A part of Solibacillus sp. FSL H8-0538 genomic DNA contains:
- a CDS encoding class I SAM-dependent rRNA methyltransferase codes for MRQLVELQVKSTSIKDLTNGYPLILKDAIETTEVTIAEGSLVHLVDSKGGYIATGYYGEQNKGIGWILTRKEKEKIDVKFFVKKIREAAEKRADFFASEDTTAFRVFNGEGDGIGGLTIDFFNGFYMVSWYSEGIYSFRNDVYAALKEVVNARGVYEKLRFNTNGQYVEQDDYVSGEKGEFPLIVMENGMHFAVDLNDGAMTGIFLDQRNVRKALRDTYADGKTVLNTFSYTGAFSVAAALGGSTGTTSVDLAKRSLSKTIEQFAVNGIDYESQDIKVMNVFDYFSYAARNNLKFDVVVLDPPSFARTKKMTFSTAKDYPKLLKDALAITADNGVIIASTNNASFNMKKFKTFIDKAFTDTNTRYKILEQHQLPEDFAVPHNFPEFNYLKVVIIQVIN; via the coding sequence ATGAGACAGTTAGTTGAATTACAAGTAAAATCTACGTCTATTAAAGATTTAACAAATGGCTATCCGCTAATTTTAAAAGATGCTATTGAAACAACAGAAGTAACGATTGCTGAAGGTAGCTTAGTACACCTTGTCGATAGCAAGGGCGGCTATATTGCTACAGGCTATTACGGTGAGCAAAACAAAGGAATCGGCTGGATTTTAACACGCAAGGAAAAAGAAAAAATCGACGTGAAATTTTTTGTGAAAAAAATTCGTGAAGCGGCTGAAAAACGTGCAGACTTTTTCGCATCTGAAGATACAACGGCATTCCGCGTATTTAACGGTGAGGGCGACGGTATAGGCGGTTTAACAATAGATTTTTTTAACGGCTTCTACATGGTGAGCTGGTATAGTGAAGGTATTTATTCATTCCGTAATGATGTCTATGCAGCATTAAAAGAAGTAGTGAATGCACGCGGCGTATACGAAAAATTACGTTTTAATACGAATGGTCAGTACGTAGAGCAAGATGATTATGTAAGCGGTGAAAAGGGCGAGTTTCCATTAATCGTCATGGAAAACGGCATGCATTTTGCAGTAGACTTAAACGATGGTGCCATGACAGGGATTTTCCTTGATCAGCGTAACGTACGTAAAGCACTGCGCGACACGTATGCTGATGGTAAAACGGTATTAAATACATTCTCTTACACAGGTGCCTTTTCAGTAGCGGCAGCTCTAGGCGGCTCAACTGGAACAACAAGTGTAGACCTTGCCAAACGTAGCTTATCAAAAACAATTGAGCAGTTTGCAGTGAACGGGATTGATTACGAATCACAAGACATCAAAGTCATGAATGTATTTGATTACTTTAGCTATGCAGCGCGTAACAATCTTAAATTTGACGTAGTTGTCCTAGATCCACCAAGCTTTGCACGTACGAAAAAAATGACATTTAGTACAGCAAAGGATTATCCGAAGCTACTAAAGGATGCGCTTGCGATTACAGCAGACAACGGTGTGATTATTGCGTCAACAAATAATGCAAGCTTCAATATGAAGAAGTTTAAAACGTTTATTGATAAAGCATTTACAGATACAAACACACGCTACAAAATTTTAGAACAGCACCAACTACCGGAAGATTTTGCGGTGCCACATAATTTCCCTGAATTTAACTATTTAAAAGTCGTTATTATTCAAGTAATAAACTAA
- the leuS gene encoding leucine--tRNA ligase, protein MSFNHQQVEKKWQQYWADNKTFKTENDTSKPKFYALDMFPYPSGAGLHVGHPEGYTATDILSRFKRMQGYNVLHPMGWDAFGLPAEQYALDTGNDPAEFTAKNIATFKRQIQELGFSYDWDREINTTDPEYYKWTQWIFVQLFNKGLAYVDEIPVNWCPALGTVLANEEVIDGVSERGGHPVERRPMKQWMLAITKYADRLIDDLEEVDWPESIKDMQRNWIGRSEGADVTFAIDGTEHTFKVFTTRPDTLFGATYAVLAPEHKLVAEITAPEQKVAVEAYLDKVKLKSDLERTDLAKEKTGVFTGAYAVNPINGEKMPIWIADYVLATYGTGAIMAVPAHDERDYEFAKEFGLEIKAVLEGGNIEEEAFTGDGAHINSDFLNGLNKVDGIEKAIAWLEENGVGEKKISFRLRDWLFSRQRYWGEPIPVIHWEDGTMTTVPEEELPLILPKTDNIRPSGTGESPLANIAEWVNVVDPVTGKKGRRETNTMPQWAGSSWYFLRYIDPTNTEAIADPELLKRWLPVDIYIGGAEHAVLHLLYARFWHKVLYDLGVVHTKEPFQKLFNQGMILGEGNEKMSKSKGNVVNPDEIVESHGADTLRLYEMFMGPLEASVAWSTNGLDGARRFLDRIWRLFTTDEGKLAAKIQPSEDNSLEKIYHQTVKKVTDDYEGIRFNTAISQMMVFINECYKADVIPTQYAEGFVKMLAPLAPHVAEELWTILGNEAGISYVDWPTYDESKLVDDEIEVVVQVLGKVRAKVKVAKDISKEDLEATALADEKVQEFIAEKQIVKVIVIPGKLVNIVVK, encoded by the coding sequence ATGAGTTTTAATCATCAACAAGTTGAGAAAAAATGGCAGCAGTATTGGGCTGACAACAAAACATTTAAAACTGAAAATGACACATCAAAACCAAAGTTCTATGCCTTAGATATGTTCCCTTATCCATCAGGAGCTGGACTACACGTAGGTCACCCAGAAGGCTATACAGCGACAGATATCCTATCGCGCTTCAAACGTATGCAAGGCTATAACGTGCTTCATCCAATGGGGTGGGATGCATTTGGTCTTCCAGCAGAGCAGTATGCACTTGATACAGGAAATGACCCAGCTGAATTTACAGCGAAAAACATCGCAACATTTAAGCGTCAAATTCAAGAACTAGGTTTCTCCTATGACTGGGACCGCGAAATTAACACGACAGATCCTGAGTACTACAAATGGACACAGTGGATTTTCGTTCAGTTATTCAATAAGGGCTTAGCTTATGTTGACGAAATTCCTGTAAACTGGTGCCCAGCACTTGGAACGGTTCTTGCCAACGAAGAAGTGATTGATGGTGTTTCTGAGCGCGGAGGTCACCCAGTAGAGCGTCGTCCAATGAAACAATGGATGCTTGCCATTACAAAATACGCGGACCGTTTAATTGACGATCTTGAAGAAGTTGACTGGCCAGAATCAATTAAAGATATGCAACGCAACTGGATCGGCCGTTCTGAAGGTGCGGATGTAACATTCGCAATCGACGGGACCGAGCATACATTTAAAGTATTCACAACACGTCCAGATACATTATTCGGTGCAACTTACGCAGTACTTGCCCCAGAACATAAGCTAGTAGCAGAAATTACTGCACCTGAACAAAAAGTAGCAGTAGAAGCTTATCTGGATAAAGTAAAGCTGAAATCTGACCTTGAGCGTACAGATTTAGCAAAAGAAAAAACAGGTGTGTTCACTGGTGCGTATGCAGTTAACCCAATTAACGGCGAAAAAATGCCGATTTGGATCGCTGACTATGTACTTGCTACATACGGTACAGGTGCAATTATGGCCGTTCCTGCACATGATGAGCGTGACTATGAGTTCGCGAAAGAATTCGGCTTAGAAATTAAAGCTGTTCTTGAAGGTGGCAACATCGAAGAAGAGGCTTTCACTGGTGACGGTGCACATATTAACTCTGATTTCCTTAACGGTTTAAACAAAGTGGACGGTATTGAAAAAGCAATCGCATGGCTTGAAGAAAACGGTGTGGGTGAAAAGAAGATTTCTTTCCGCCTACGTGACTGGTTATTCTCTCGTCAACGTTACTGGGGCGAGCCAATTCCTGTTATTCACTGGGAAGATGGGACAATGACAACTGTTCCAGAAGAAGAGTTGCCATTAATTTTACCGAAAACAGATAATATCCGCCCTTCAGGTACAGGTGAATCACCACTGGCAAACATTGCAGAGTGGGTAAATGTTGTAGATCCTGTAACAGGTAAAAAAGGTCGCCGTGAAACAAACACAATGCCGCAGTGGGCTGGTTCAAGCTGGTACTTCCTACGTTATATTGATCCAACAAACACGGAAGCAATCGCTGACCCAGAGTTACTAAAACGCTGGTTACCAGTGGATATTTATATTGGTGGGGCAGAGCATGCGGTACTGCACTTACTATACGCGCGTTTCTGGCATAAAGTGCTGTACGATCTAGGTGTTGTACACACGAAAGAGCCATTCCAAAAATTATTCAACCAAGGGATGATTCTTGGTGAAGGTAATGAAAAAATGTCGAAATCTAAAGGGAATGTTGTAAATCCTGATGAAATCGTTGAATCGCATGGTGCCGATACACTTCGTCTATACGAAATGTTCATGGGCCCACTAGAAGCGTCTGTTGCTTGGTCTACAAATGGTCTTGACGGCGCGCGTCGTTTCCTAGACCGCATCTGGCGTCTATTCACGACAGATGAAGGCAAGCTAGCAGCGAAAATTCAACCGTCTGAAGACAACTCACTTGAAAAAATCTATCACCAAACAGTAAAAAAAGTGACAGACGATTACGAAGGTATCCGTTTCAACACGGCTATTTCACAAATGATGGTATTCATTAATGAGTGCTATAAAGCAGACGTAATACCGACTCAGTATGCTGAAGGTTTCGTGAAAATGCTAGCACCTCTTGCACCACATGTTGCAGAAGAGCTATGGACAATCCTTGGCAATGAAGCGGGTATTTCGTATGTAGATTGGCCAACATATGATGAGTCAAAGCTTGTTGATGACGAAATCGAAGTAGTTGTACAAGTATTAGGTAAGGTTCGTGCGAAAGTGAAAGTTGCGAAAGATATTTCGAAAGAGGATTTAGAAGCAACAGCACTTGCGGATGAAAAAGTACAAGAATTTATTGCAGAAAAACAAATTGTGAAAGTTATTGTTATTCCAGGCAAACTTGTAAACATCGTTGTAAAATAA